A single genomic interval of Acidiferrobacteraceae bacterium harbors:
- the folD gene encoding bifunctional methylenetetrahydrofolate dehydrogenase/methenyltetrahydrofolate cyclohydrolase FolD, producing MSARIIDGKAIAADIRREIKTRIDARLAAGQRPPGLAVIIVGEDPASVVYVRNKRRACEETGVLSIAHDLPADTTQEDLLALIDVLNDDATVDGILVQSPLPDQIDPEAVIERIRADKDVDGFHPYNIGRLAVRRPSFRSCTPYGVMELLQRTGEEIRGRHAVVVGASNHVGRPMALELLLAGCTVTVCHRFTPDTEVQVGRADILVVAVGKPGLVHGDWIKQGAIVIDVGISRSAEGKLVGDVEYEPAAERASWITPVPGGVGPMTVAMLMQNTLQAVELHTGTGTGNK from the coding sequence ATGAGCGCCCGGATCATTGACGGCAAGGCCATCGCCGCCGACATACGCCGCGAAATCAAGACCCGGATTGACGCCCGCCTTGCGGCCGGACAACGACCGCCCGGACTGGCGGTTATCATCGTCGGGGAGGACCCGGCCTCTGTCGTCTATGTGCGCAACAAGCGGCGCGCCTGCGAAGAAACGGGTGTGCTGTCCATCGCCCACGATCTGCCGGCGGACACCACCCAGGAAGACCTGCTCGCGCTGATCGATGTGCTCAATGACGACGCGACCGTGGATGGAATCCTGGTCCAGTCTCCCCTGCCTGATCAGATCGATCCAGAAGCCGTGATCGAACGGATCCGGGCAGACAAGGACGTGGATGGCTTCCACCCGTACAACATTGGCCGCCTTGCCGTGCGCAGACCCTCTTTTCGCTCCTGTACGCCATACGGGGTAATGGAGCTGCTCCAGCGCACCGGCGAGGAGATTCGCGGCCGGCACGCGGTCGTGGTGGGCGCCTCCAATCATGTGGGCCGTCCCATGGCCCTGGAACTGCTGTTGGCCGGATGTACCGTGACCGTGTGTCACCGCTTCACCCCGGATACGGAGGTGCAGGTCGGTCGCGCGGACATTCTCGTCGTCGCCGTAGGCAAACCGGGCCTGGTGCACGGCGACTGGATCAAGCAGGGTGCGATCGTCATTGATGTCGGCATCAGCCGGTCGGCCGAAGGGAAGCTGGTCGGCGACGTGGAATACGAGCCTGCGGCAGAGCGCGCATCCTGGATCACCCCGGTTCCCGGTGGCGTCGGCCCCATGACGGTCGCCATGCTGATGCAGAACACCTTGCAGGCCGTGGAACTGCACACAGGCACGGGAACCGGCAACAAATGA
- a CDS encoding rhomboid family intramembrane serine protease, with protein MIPLHDDRPTSIFPFVTVGIIVLCSLVFLWQVSLPPQSQRAVVYGLGMVPAVLLEGYHLPPAFHLVPAPLTVITSMFLHGGWLHLIGNMLYLWIFGNNVEDSMGHRRYVVFYLLCGALAALTQAVLASASHLPMIGASGAISGVLGAYLLLHPKARILVAIPLGIFIPTMRLPAVAVLGFWFIWQLLSSLLASSQAGGVAWGAHVGGFVAGLALIPLFKYRRVPLFS; from the coding sequence ATGATCCCACTGCACGACGATCGCCCGACCTCGATTTTTCCATTCGTCACGGTCGGGATCATCGTCCTGTGTTCATTGGTCTTTCTGTGGCAGGTGTCTCTCCCTCCACAGTCCCAGCGAGCCGTAGTTTACGGCCTCGGGATGGTTCCCGCGGTGTTACTTGAAGGCTACCACCTGCCGCCAGCCTTCCATCTGGTTCCCGCGCCCCTGACCGTCATCACGTCCATGTTCCTGCATGGTGGTTGGCTGCACCTGATCGGAAACATGTTGTACCTGTGGATCTTCGGGAACAATGTCGAGGACTCCATGGGCCACAGGCGCTACGTCGTTTTCTACCTGTTGTGCGGGGCCCTGGCGGCGCTCACCCAGGCCGTTCTCGCATCCGCTTCCCATCTGCCCATGATCGGTGCCAGCGGGGCGATATCCGGCGTTCTCGGCGCCTATCTGCTGCTTCATCCGAAAGCCCGCATCCTGGTCGCCATTCCGCTGGGCATTTTCATCCCCACCATGCGCCTTCCGGCCGTGGCGGTGCTCGGATTCTGGTTCATCTGGCAACTCCTGAGTTCGTTGCTGGCAAGCAGCCAGGCGGGGGGAGTTGCCTGGGGAGCCCACGTAGGCGGCTTCGTTGCCGGCCTGGCCCTGATCCCGCTGTTCAAGTATCGACGCGTACCGCTGTTTAGCTGA